One Leishmania infantum JPCM5 genome chromosome 26 genomic window carries:
- a CDS encoding cdp-diacylglycerol synthetase-like protein produces MPKEKKQRVVLLPLIPNGGDLSPAADDTMAKGTHSTCGDGATGGSSPATAAASAADGKKLGYKDVINRTIFTILMAYVFLGWISVGIRFGLFLLFVIESTMFYEVTRINQRVRKERQLPSVLFIKWYFFVVCYVFVSLFCNREPLQNTFAWFDKVYDLLPFAFFCCVMLGLVVFVLSLRKGMYRYQFIQFTWTAMMLMLCQVQFAGEMRNMVRGMIWFLLPVSCVVNNDIWAYIFGKCFGRKKLLSLSPKKTVEGFLGAFLFTVIWSFWFCGFLSHFPQMYCPAVGFTNAVNSHCERNPVFLQKEVAFPQWIQQVSGGMLTTFLVSPAQKHALVLGTFASLLAPFGGFFASGLKRAFKLKDFGDLIPGHGGMTDRMDCQGLMGLFTYCYLRTYVFHETKCPGANDITRCALRMDAERRQTLVNQLLQSLQA; encoded by the coding sequence ATGccaaaggaaaagaagcagCGGGTtgttctgctgccgctcatcCCCAACGGCGGTGATTTGAGCCCAGCTGCGGACGACACCATGGCAAAGGGCACGCACAGTACgtgcggcgatggcgccactggtggcagcagccccgccaccgccgccgcgtcggcagCTGACGGCAAGAAGCTGGGGTACAAGGACGTCATCAACCGCACCATATTCACGATTCTTATGGCGTACGTTTTTCTGGGCTGGATCTCTGTCGGTATCCGCTTTGGCCTCTTCCTGCTCTTTGTGATTGAGAGCACCATGTTCTACGAGGTAACCCGGATCAATCAGCGGGTACGCAAAGAGCGTCAGCTGCCGTCGGTGCTCTTCATCAAGTGGTACTTCTTCGTCGTCTGCTACGTTTTTGTTAGTCTCTTTTGCAATCGCGAACCGCTGCAAAACACCTTTGCGTGGTTTGACAAGGTATACGACCTGCTTCCCTTCGCGTTCTTCTGTTGTGTCATGCTAGggctcgtcgtcttcgtgcTGAGCCTGCGCAAGGGCATGTACCGCTATCAATTCATCCAGTTCACATGGACGGCAATGATGCTGATGCTGTGTCAGGTGCAGTTTGCTGGCGAAATGCGCAACATGGTGCGCGGCATGATCTGGTTCCTGCTGCCAGTGAGCTGTGTCGTCAACAACGACATTTGGGCCTACATCTTTGGCAAGTGTTTCGGGCGAAAAAAGCTGCTGTCCCTGTCGCCGAAGAAGACGGTGGAGGGGTTCCTCGGCGCGTTCCTCTTCACAGTCATTTGGTCCTTCTGGTTCTGCGGCTTTCTGAGCCACTTCCCGCAGATGTACTGCCCCGCCGTGGGCTTCACCAACGCCGTCAACTCTCACTGCGAGCGCAACCCCGTCTTCCTCCAGAAGGAGGTTGCCTTTCCGCAGTGGATACAGCAGGTGTCGGGTGGTATGCTGACCACCTTTCTCGTCTCGCCAGCGCAGAAGCACGCCCTCGTGCTGGGAACGTTTGCGTCGCTCCTCGCGCCGTTCGGCGGCTTCTTCGCAAGTGGGCTGAAGCGTGCCTTCAAGCTCAAGGACTTTGGTGACCTCATCcccggccacggcggcatgACGGACCGTATGGACTGTCAGGGCCTCATGGGCCTCTTCACGTACTGCTACCTCCGCACCTACGTCTTCCACGAAACCAAGTGCCCCGGTGCGAACGACATTACGCGCTGCGCCCTTCGCATGGACGCCGAGCGCCGTCAGACCTTGGTGaaccagctgctgcagtcgctgcagGCATAG
- the S33-1 gene encoding putative 40S ribosomal protein S33: MADSKKDNKKTEEVVTQGTDQAQVGLIIKVLGRTGSRGNVTQVRVRLMAEAGSPDYNRTIVRNVKGPCKENDMLSLMETEREARRLR, encoded by the coding sequence ATGGCTGATTCGAAGAAGGACAACAAGAAGACCGAGGAGGTCGTCACCCAGGGTACGGACCAGGCCCAGGTTGGCCTGATCATCAAGGTTCTGGGCCGCACCGGCTCTCGCGGCAACGTGACccaggtgcgcgtgcgcctgatGGCCGAGGCCGGCTCCCCGGACTACAACCGCACGATCGTGCGCAACGTGAAGGGCCCATGCAAGGAGAACGACATGCTCTCTCTCATGGAAACCGAGCGTGAGGCCCGCCGTCTCCGTTAA